The Gemmatimonadota bacterium genomic sequence GGGGTTGGCGTGACATCGAGTGCGATGGAATCCACCACCCACCGAGCCAGCACCCGCGCCGTCGTCAGGGGATCCGGCTCCCGCGCGCGCAGCTGCCTCGCCGCCGCGATCACCACCGGGGCCTCCACCTCGATGAAGGGCTCCACTTGCAACTCCCGCGAGAAACGCGCGCGATGGTCCCGATGGGGTGGGAGCCAGTATCCGCTGGCCTTCGCACGCACCGGGGCGTCCGCCACGGTGACCGTGTCACCCATGACGTGCTGCCAGTCGTTGGTTGCCTTGAGCCGTTCCAGCGGCAGGCCCCGGGCGAGGACGACCAGTCGCGTGAGCGACACGCCGCGCCGGTCGATGCGCGCGAGCGCGGGGTCGGCGATTGTGCTCGCGCCACTGCGCCAGTTCTCGAAGGCGACCTCGTAGGCCGTGCGTCGTTCCTCCCCCCGTGCGCTCCGCGCCGCCACCAGCTGGCCCGTTTCGTCGACCCAGCTCTCGATCCTCCCGGTAACTGCGGGATCCTCGACCACGTGCCAGGCGGTGACCGTGTCGGCATGGACGCCACGCCACCGGCGGGCGCCGGCATCAAACGCTGCGGAGTCCACGACAACCCAGGAACTCTCCGCCCGAATGTGCGTTGTCGCTCGCCGCACCCTCAGCGTCGCGGGATCAAAGACGTCCCAGGCCTGACGATCACCGACGGACGGGGCCGCGCCGAGCGCAACTACCGTCGGAACCAGGAAGGGGACCAGCAGTGGTGGGCGGAACGTCAGCCTCGTGGTGTCAGATCCGTCCGTGCGGGGGCGCACCACGCGCAGGACCGAGTCGTCGATGACCGTGGCCGTCGCCGTGAGCTCGCCATCCCGAACGGCGATGCTGCGCAGGACGAGGGAGCGCGAGGCGTGCACCACGACCTGCTGCACCCGGCGTCCACCGGGAAGGCTGCTGTCGGTGGTCACGGAGTAGTCGGTCAGCTGCAATCCGGCGGGGACGGTGTCGGTCGTCAGCGACGAGAACCCGACGTGCCGGCCATTGCGCTCCACCATCGAGTAACTCGTCACCGGTGACACCCGAATCGCCGCTTCTGCGAGGCGTTCGACGTCGGATCTCGACAGTTCGCGCTGGGCCAGTGCTCCGAGACCGATCCCCCACGCCGCGAGCACCGAGACGGCGATCAACCCGCGGCCGTTCATGTGCGACCCCCCGTGGGAAAGGCCGCCGCTTCGTCGCTGGTCTCCACGACGAACGTGACCTGCAGGGGTGCTTTGGGTGCGACGCGTGGCCGCCAGCCGGTGATGGCATCTACCATGGCATGGGCGGCGCGGTCGATGTCGAGATTGCCCGCGCCGAGGCCGAACGGCATCACGGCGACGTGGCGCAACCCCCAATCCGCGGCGCGTTGCAGGACGCCGGTCATGGCGCGCTCCACCCCGTGGACGCTCACCGGCTCGTCCTTCGTCATCACGACGGCATGGATCAGCAACTTGGCCTCGAGCGCCCCCGCCGGTGTGACCACGGCAGCGCCGACGTCCAGGCGATCCGCGCTGCCGGAATGGGCGAGGATCTCCGGGCCGGCGCACGTCTCCACCCGGCGACCGAGCGTCGTGGTCGCGCGCAGCGCCTCGTTCACCGGGCGGGCGAGGGCGTCGCACGCGACAAAGGCGGGGTCCTCGACGATGACGGACCAGCTGACGTTAGGCGCGGCGGGGGGGCGCGCCGCAAGTGAAGCACTCACAACGGGTTCGTTGGGTCGGGGGTCCGGATCAAGACCGCTGGCATCCCCCGCGCGTCACGTCGGACGGCTCCCTTGCTGACGGCAGGGGTTTCGGTCACTATTCGGGCCCATGGCAGACGACTCGCTCATCGTTCGCGGCGCCCGCGAGCACAACCTCCGCAACATCGACGTCACCATTCCCCGGGACCGCCTCACGGTGGTCACGGGGCTGTCCGGCTCGGGCAAGTCTTCGCTCGCGTTCGACACGATCTACGCCGAGGGACAGCGGAGGTATGTCGAGTCGCTCTCGGCGTATGCGCGCCAGTTCCTGGGGCTCATGGAAAAGCCCGACGTCGACACGATCGAGGGACTGTCGCCGGCGATCTCCATCGAGCAGAAGACGGCGGGGCACAATCCGCGGTCGACCGTAGGGACGGTCACCGAGATCTACGACTATCTCCGGCTCCTTTATGCGCGCGCGGGCACGCCGCACTGCCCCAATTGTGGTCGTGGCGTGGAGCGCCAATCCCCCGGACAGATCGCCGATAACGTCCTGGCCTGGCCGGAGGGGACGCGCATCGAGATCCTCGCGCCGTTGGTGCGTGGCCGGAAGGGTGAGTTCAAGGACCTGTTCGAGGCCGCACGCAAGCAGGGGTTCATGCGCGCCCTCGTCGACGGTGCACTCATTGAGCTGGCCAAGCCACCCGCGCTCAACCGCCGGCAGAACCACGACGTCTCGATCATCGTGGATCGTGCGATGGTGCGCGCGTCAGATCGCTCCCGGCTGGTCGATTCGCTGGAGACGGCCCTCAAGCTCGCCGAAGGGCTGGTCGAGGTGGTGCGGCACAACGAACCGAAGGAGACGGTGTTGTTCTCGGAGCGGTATGGGTGCCCCACCTGTGGCATCTCACTCCCCGAGCTCGAGCCGCGGCACTTCTCGTTCAACTCGCCCTTTGGCGCGTGCCCGTCGTGCGGCGGACTTGGGACGCGCCGCGAGGTGTCCGAGGAGCTGATCCTCGGCGATCCATCCCTGTCGCTACTGGAGGGGGTCGTGCTTCCCTGGGGCGAACCCGATGGCTACCTGCGTCGTGTGATCCTTCCGGGGCTGGCGAAGGAACTCAAGTTTGACCTCAACGCCCCGTGGGGCAAACTGCCCAAAGCGGTCCAGCGAGTCCTGCTGCATGGCACCGTGCCGGAGGGCGGCCGCAAGGGAACGCGGAAGGCCCCGACGCCGACCGGGTCCGCGTGGGAGGGGATTGTCGCCGCGATCCAGCGTCGATACCTCGAGACCGAGTCCGACGCCATCCGCGTGGAAATGGACGGCTACATGGTCGTCAAGCCGTGCCAGGCCTGTGACGGGCGCCGCCTAAAGCCGGAGTCCCTGGCCGTCACCATCACCGGAAAAAACGTCGGGGACCTGGTCGAGATGTCGATCGCGGAGTCACGGCGGTTCTTTGATGAACTTCCGGTGCGGGGCAACGGCCGCCCGGGGCTCGATCCGGAAATCGCGGGACCCATCCTGAAGGAAGTGCGGGAACGCCTGCGGTTCCTTGACGACGTGGGGCTCGACTACCTCACCCTCGGTCGGTCCGCCGAGTCGCTCTCGGGGGGCGAGGCGCAACGGATTCGGTTGGCCACGCAGATCGGTTCGCGACTGGTCGGGGTCCTCTACATTCTGGACGAACCGTCCATCGGACTGCACCAGCGCGACAACGCGCGACTCCTCGACACGCTCAAACAGCTCCGCGACCTGGGGAACACGGTCATCGTGGTGGAGCACGACGAGGATACGATCCGCGCGGCGGATCACGTCATTGATCTGGGGCCTGGGGCCGGAAAACATGGGGGCCACGTGGTGGCCGAGGGCTCACTGCAGGACATCGAACGCGCACCCACGTCGCTCACCGCGCTGTACCTCACGGGGAAGCGCCGGGTGGAGGTGCCGACGCGGCGGCGTCCGGTGGATCCGCAGCGTGTGTTGCGGGTCCACGGGGCGCGCGAGAACAACTTGCGAGACCTCACGGTGGACTTCCCGTTAGGCACCTTCATCGCCGTGACGGGGGTGTCCGGGTCTGGCAAGTCGACCCTGGTGGAGGAGGTCCTCCAGAAGGCGGTGGCGCGCCACCTGCATCACGCTCGTGTCATCCCCGGTGCGCATGACCGGGTGACCGGGTTGGACCACATCGACAAGGTCATCGACATCGACCAGACGCCCATCGGGCGCACCCCGCGCTCGAATCCTGCGACGTACACCGGGATCTTCACTCCGGTGCGCGAGTTGTTCGCCGAGATGGAAGAGTCGAAGATCCGCGGGTATGGGCCGGGGCGTTTCTCGTTCAACGTGAAGGGCGGGCGGTGCGAGAGCTGTCAGGGCGATGGGCTCGTCAAGATTGAGATGCACTTTCTCCCTGACGTCTACATCCCGTGTGATGTCTGCAAGGGGAAGCGCTACAACCGGGAAACCCTCGAGGTTCGCTTTCGGGGGCTCAATATTTCGGAAGTCCTCGACCTGACAGTGGAGGACGCCCTCGCCTTCTTCGAGAATCAGCCCCGCATTGCGCCGCGGCTCCAGACGCTGAACGACGTCGGGCTCGGGTACATCCACCTGGGCCAGAGCGCCACCACGCTCTCCGGTGGTGAGGCCCAGCGCGTTAAGCTGGCCACGGAGCTGTCCCGTCGCGACACGGGGCGAACCTTGTACATCCTCGATGAGCCCACAACCGGGCTGCATTTCGAGGACGTCCGGTTGTTGCTGGACGTGTTGCATCGCCTCGTGGACCGGGGCAACACCGTCCTGGTGATCGAGCACAACCTGGACGTCATCAAGACGGCGGATTGGATCGTCGACCTCGGCCCGGAGGGCGGGGCACGTGGCGGTGCCGTCGTGGCCGCCGGGACTCCAGAGCAGGTGGCGCGCGTGCGGACGTCGCATACTGGTGCCTTTCTCAAGGCGATCCTTACGCGCAGATAACAGGACGCCTGTGGCGCGTCTTCGTCGTGTGTTTGTTGACGCGGCCCGGTCCGGCCCGCATGCTAGCCCGCGTTTCGCGCGATAGGCGCGGTGTGCAGGCCCCAATCAAACTAACCGGAGGTAACATGTCACGCCGAGCGATCCCGTGGCTCCTTGCTGCGCTCGTGTCGCTGCCAGCGGCCTCGCACGCGCAGGCCACAGGCAGCATTCGTGGGCAGGTCAGAGACTCCGCCAGCCAGCGGCCGCTCGCTGGCGCCGAAGTCGCCCTGACGGCCGAGGGCGCCCAACGTGCCCTCGGTGCCCGGGTGGGCGACGACGGCTCGTTCACGATTGCCAATGTTCCGGCGGGCGCCGTTGTGATCCGGGTCCGGTTGGTCGGCTACGCGCCGATGCAGCGTACCGTGACGGTACGCGCCGGTGAAGCGCTGACGGCGGATTTCGCGATGACCCAACGCCTGCTCCAGCTCGACCAAGTGGTGGTGACGGGCACCGGGGGCGTGACGCAGCGTCGGGCGGTGGGCAACGTCATCGAGTCGATCAGCGCGACCGACGTGCTCCAACTCGCCCCGGCTCGAAGTGTTGAACAGCTCATGGGGTCGCGCACGTCGGGGTTGATCGTCCTGCCCGCCTCGGGGCAGGTCGGTACGGGCGCGCAGCTGCGCGTCCGCGGCGTCTCCAGTCTCTCGCTCTCCAACGAACCGCTGATCTACATCGACGGCGTACGCGTGGACGGCAACGTCTCGCGGGGGCCGACCCAGCGCGGCGGTGGCGGCGCCAGTCGCCTCAACGACATCAACCCGCAGGACATCGAGAGCATCGAGGTGATCAAGGGACCGGCCGCCTCCACCCTCTACGGCACCGAAGCCTCAAACGGCGTCATCCAGATCATTACCAAGCGCGGAAAGTCGGGGAAAACCAACTTCGACTTCACGACGCGCCAGGGCACCAACTGGATGATGGATCCGGAAGGGCGTGCGGGGTTCCTTTACGCGCTCAACGCGACCACCGGGGCGATGGACAGTGTGAACCTGTATGAGTACGAGAAGACCAACGGCAACGGGCCCATCTTCACCAATGGCATGAACCAAGGGTATATCGGGTCGTTGAACGGCGGCACCGACGCCAACCGGTATTACCTCTCCGGTGCCTGGGACCACGACGTCGGGATCGTCAAGCACAATTGGGACAAGAAGTTCACGGCGCGCGCCAACATCGATGTCCTCGCCATGAAGTCGCTGCGCATCCAGGGGACCATCGGGCACATCCGAGACCGCGTCCGGCTCGCCCAACAGGCCATCGACATCGACCCGTTCAGTAACCTGGTCTGGGGGACGCCTCGCTCGTTGAGCACGGTGCGTCGAGGGTTCGGCTTCTCGCCACCGGAAGAATGGGAGACGGCGGAAAGCCACGCGGACAACGATCGCACCACGACGTCCATCACGATGCAGTACACGCCGCGCGAGTGGTTCACCCATCGCCTGGTGACCGGCCTGGACGTCAGCGCGGAGAACAATTGGAACCTGTATCCACGACAGCCCCTGGGGTCGCTCGATCCGCTGGGCCAGAACGGGCTGGGCAGCAAGTCCGTCTCACGCGCCAATCGCACCTTCCTCACCCTGGATTACGCGGGCTCGCTCAAGTACGGGTGGCGTGATGACCTGCGCTTCACCTCCTCGGTGGGGCTGCAGCACTATCGCAATGAGTTGAGCAACATCACGGCGAGCGGCGTCACCTTCCCCGCGGGGCCGATCACCACGGTGTCCGGTGGGGCCACGCGCAGCGGGGATGAGACCTACGTGGCGAATGCCACCGTCGGCGTGTTCGGCCAGCAGGAAGTGGCGTGGAAGAACCGACTCTTCGTGACCGCCGCCCTGCGCGGGGACGACAACAGCGCCTTCGGGCGCGACTTCAAGGCGGCGTATTACCCCAAGCTCAGCGGCTCATGGGTCGTGAGCGAGGAGCCGTGGTTCAAGGTGCCGGCGCTGCAGACATTCCGGCTTCGTGCGGCGATGGGCGCCGCCGGCACACAGCCCGGGACGTTCGATGCGGCTCGGCTCTACGACCCGAGTGTCGGGTACCAGAACCAGCCTGGCCTGGTGCCGGGATCCTTTGGCAATCCACAGCTCAAGCCCGAACGCAGCACCGAGTTGGAGATGGGCTTTGAGGCCACGTTGTTCGACGGGCGGATCGATGCGTCATACACCCACTATGGCCGGGACATCAGCGACGCCATCGTTAACTCGCCGATCGCGCCTTCGGTCGGATTCCCCGGATCCCAGGTGATCAACATTGGCAAGGTGAAGGGATGGGGCGATGAACTCACCATGAACGTGCGTGTGATCGAAGGGCGACGCGTCGCGTGGGAACTGGGGACGCAGCTCGCGTCAAACGGAAATCGCATCGAAGACATGGGTGGGACCACGTTCCTGACGGTCGGTGGGGGTGGCCAGGCGCAGAACCGGGTCGGCTGGTCGATCGCGGACTTCTTCATGTACAAGGTGCGGACGGCGACCCTCAGCTCGACCGGCGCCGTCCTGACCTCCACGTGCGATGGCGGGCGTGGACTTCAAGGCTTGGAACAGGGTGGTGCGGATACGCCGTGTGGCGCCGCGCCTCGGGTCTTCTGGGGGCACTCGCAGCCGACCTGGCAGGCGGGACTCAACTCCACACTCACCCTGTGGGGAAACCTCCGCCTGTATGCGCGGGTCGACGGGAACGGCGGTCATGTCCAGTCGAATACCGAGATCCGCGCCCTGCATAACCAGGGCTCCTCCAAGGCGGTGATCCTGCGCAACGATCCGCTGCTCCAGACCTATCGTGCGATCGAGGCTGATGCGCCGGGCACCTACAAGGCCGGATTCCTCCGACTCCGCGAGCTCTCGGCGGCCTATGCACTCAATCCAAACTGGGTGAAGCGGTTCGGTGCGTCCGGCGGATCGGTCAATGTCGCGGGGCGCAACCTGGCCATGCTGTGGACCGCGCAGCACGGGTGGAGCACGCCGCGCAACGGACGCATCAACGTCGATGTGGCTGAACGTCACACCTGGGATCCGGAGATTCGCGCGGTCGGTCAACTCTCCAATGGATTCCAAACGATCATGCCACCGACCGCCTCGTTCGTCACCACCTTCCGCCTCAGCTTCTGAGGGAGACGCTCCCATGACTGCTCTCATGACCCGGCGCGCCTTCCGCCGCCGCATCACGCGTGTTGGAACCCTCGCCGTCACCGCCCTCGGCCTGGCGTGCGACTCCCTCCTCTCTGTCGAGAATCCCGGGCGCGTCGAAGAGGCGGCGCTGGGTGACCCCGCCATCATGCCCATCCTCTCCGCCGCCGCGCTGCAAACGGCGCAGTGTGCCTTTGCGGAATTCGCCGCCACCGGCGGGGTGCTCTCCGGCGAGTATTGGTCCGCGAACGGCTTTGTGAACAACCACATCTGGGAGTGGCGCGGCGTCGTCGAGATCAAGGGATCGCCCGGCGGCTGTAACAACGGCCGCGCCACGACGTCCCTTGGGTTCTACACCCCGGCCCAGCAGGCCCGCTTCCAGCTCGACGATCTGGCCAAGCGCCTCGCGGATTTCACGGATGCGCAGGTCCCGAATCGACAGCGCATGCTCGCCGAGGCGGCCGCCTACTCCGGTTACATGCACACCCTGCTTGGGGAGGGCATGTGCGAGATGGCGATCGACAATGGCCCTTCGATGACTCCCCAGCAGGTGTGGGC encodes the following:
- a CDS encoding transglutaminase domain-containing protein, whose amino-acid sequence is MNGRGLIAVSVLAAWGIGLGALAQRELSRSDVERLAEAAIRVSPVTSYSMVERNGRHVGFSSLTTDTVPAGLQLTDYSVTTDSSLPGGRRVQQVVVHASRSLVLRSIAVRDGELTATATVIDDSVLRVVRPRTDGSDTTRLTFRPPLLVPFLVPTVVALGAAPSVGDRQAWDVFDPATLRVRRATTHIRAESSWVVVDSAAFDAGARRWRGVHADTVTAWHVVEDPAVTGRIESWVDETGQLVAARSARGEERRTAYEVAFENWRSGASTIADPALARIDRRGVSLTRLVVLARGLPLERLKATNDWQHVMGDTVTVADAPVRAKASGYWLPPHRDHRARFSRELQVEPFIEVEAPVVIAAARQLRAREPDPLTTARVLARWVVDSIALDVTPTPPSAAATLRSRAGQAGHRVNLWIALARASGVPARPVLGVLATADGLVPHTWAEAWLGGTWIPVDLQRGVVPADASHLRLQFGSPTLLPEFERLLSRATLTVLDRTEP
- a CDS encoding macro domain-containing protein; this encodes MSASLAARPPAAPNVSWSVIVEDPAFVACDALARPVNEALRATTTLGRRVETCAGPEILAHSGSADRLDVGAAVVTPAGALEAKLLIHAVVMTKDEPVSVHGVERAMTGVLQRAADWGLRHVAVMPFGLGAGNLDIDRAAHAMVDAITGWRPRVAPKAPLQVTFVVETSDEAAAFPTGGRT
- the uvrA gene encoding excinuclease ABC subunit UvrA; the protein is MADDSLIVRGAREHNLRNIDVTIPRDRLTVVTGLSGSGKSSLAFDTIYAEGQRRYVESLSAYARQFLGLMEKPDVDTIEGLSPAISIEQKTAGHNPRSTVGTVTEIYDYLRLLYARAGTPHCPNCGRGVERQSPGQIADNVLAWPEGTRIEILAPLVRGRKGEFKDLFEAARKQGFMRALVDGALIELAKPPALNRRQNHDVSIIVDRAMVRASDRSRLVDSLETALKLAEGLVEVVRHNEPKETVLFSERYGCPTCGISLPELEPRHFSFNSPFGACPSCGGLGTRREVSEELILGDPSLSLLEGVVLPWGEPDGYLRRVILPGLAKELKFDLNAPWGKLPKAVQRVLLHGTVPEGGRKGTRKAPTPTGSAWEGIVAAIQRRYLETESDAIRVEMDGYMVVKPCQACDGRRLKPESLAVTITGKNVGDLVEMSIAESRRFFDELPVRGNGRPGLDPEIAGPILKEVRERLRFLDDVGLDYLTLGRSAESLSGGEAQRIRLATQIGSRLVGVLYILDEPSIGLHQRDNARLLDTLKQLRDLGNTVIVVEHDEDTIRAADHVIDLGPGAGKHGGHVVAEGSLQDIERAPTSLTALYLTGKRRVEVPTRRRPVDPQRVLRVHGARENNLRDLTVDFPLGTFIAVTGVSGSGKSTLVEEVLQKAVARHLHHARVIPGAHDRVTGLDHIDKVIDIDQTPIGRTPRSNPATYTGIFTPVRELFAEMEESKIRGYGPGRFSFNVKGGRCESCQGDGLVKIEMHFLPDVYIPCDVCKGKRYNRETLEVRFRGLNISEVLDLTVEDALAFFENQPRIAPRLQTLNDVGLGYIHLGQSATTLSGGEAQRVKLATELSRRDTGRTLYILDEPTTGLHFEDVRLLLDVLHRLVDRGNTVLVIEHNLDVIKTADWIVDLGPEGGARGGAVVAAGTPEQVARVRTSHTGAFLKAILTRR
- a CDS encoding SusC/RagA family TonB-linked outer membrane protein — translated: MSRRAIPWLLAALVSLPAASHAQATGSIRGQVRDSASQRPLAGAEVALTAEGAQRALGARVGDDGSFTIANVPAGAVVIRVRLVGYAPMQRTVTVRAGEALTADFAMTQRLLQLDQVVVTGTGGVTQRRAVGNVIESISATDVLQLAPARSVEQLMGSRTSGLIVLPASGQVGTGAQLRVRGVSSLSLSNEPLIYIDGVRVDGNVSRGPTQRGGGGASRLNDINPQDIESIEVIKGPAASTLYGTEASNGVIQIITKRGKSGKTNFDFTTRQGTNWMMDPEGRAGFLYALNATTGAMDSVNLYEYEKTNGNGPIFTNGMNQGYIGSLNGGTDANRYYLSGAWDHDVGIVKHNWDKKFTARANIDVLAMKSLRIQGTIGHIRDRVRLAQQAIDIDPFSNLVWGTPRSLSTVRRGFGFSPPEEWETAESHADNDRTTTSITMQYTPREWFTHRLVTGLDVSAENNWNLYPRQPLGSLDPLGQNGLGSKSVSRANRTFLTLDYAGSLKYGWRDDLRFTSSVGLQHYRNELSNITASGVTFPAGPITTVSGGATRSGDETYVANATVGVFGQQEVAWKNRLFVTAALRGDDNSAFGRDFKAAYYPKLSGSWVVSEEPWFKVPALQTFRLRAAMGAAGTQPGTFDAARLYDPSVGYQNQPGLVPGSFGNPQLKPERSTELEMGFEATLFDGRIDASYTHYGRDISDAIVNSPIAPSVGFPGSQVINIGKVKGWGDELTMNVRVIEGRRVAWELGTQLASNGNRIEDMGGTTFLTVGGGGQAQNRVGWSIADFFMYKVRTATLSSTGAVLTSTCDGGRGLQGLEQGGADTPCGAAPRVFWGHSQPTWQAGLNSTLTLWGNLRLYARVDGNGGHVQSNTEIRALHNQGSSKAVILRNDPLLQTYRAIEADAPGTYKAGFLRLRELSAAYALNPNWVKRFGASGGSVNVAGRNLAMLWTAQHGWSTPRNGRINVDVAERHTWDPEIRAVGQLSNGFQTIMPPTASFVTTFRLSF